In a single window of the Rhineura floridana isolate rRhiFlo1 chromosome 3, rRhiFlo1.hap2, whole genome shotgun sequence genome:
- the LOC133381454 gene encoding uncharacterized protein LOC133381454: MCLGERSQSRLGRFEVAPISVVTGRGRYDAVWRTCQVRGTRPRQLTAVLRSGPPHTHRFVGCPISQLSDLRMLLLNARSVHNQISLIHDLIVDEAADLACITQTWVGEQGGVSLSQLCPPGYLVQHQGRSEGQGGGVAVVYRSSISLSKHHVHATTGLECLHLVLDQGDRLGILLVYRPPRCPTDSLTELTEVVSAVLLRSPGLLVLGDVNIHAEATLFGAAQDFMACMTTMGLSQYVTGPTHVAGHTLDLTFATGHGDGDLNVGSLTSAPLSWTDHRLLRFRLTAAFPLCKCGGPIKMVHPWRLMNPDGFQKALGSFPADRAGAPVETLVELWNAEMTRAVDMIAPVRPLLCRAPSAPWYTSELRAIKQETA; this comes from the coding sequence atgtgcctgggagagaggagtcaAAGTCGACTGGGAAGATTTGAggtggccccaattagtgtagtgacgggtagagggagatatgatgctgtgtggaggacttgccaggtgaggggaactcggcccaggcagttaacggctgtgctgcgttccggtcctccacacacccacaggtttgttggttgccctatcagccagctctccgatctccggatgctgctcttaaatgccagatcggtacataatcagatctctctcatccacgatttaattgtggatgaggcagctgatctggcatgtataactcagacctgggtgggtgagcagggaggagttagtctctcccagctgtgcccaccggggtacttggttcagcatcagggtagatctgagggccagggagggggggttgctgtggtctataggagttccatctctctctccaagcaccatgtccatgcaactactggtctggagtgtttgcaccttgtgttggatcagggggacagattggggattctgttggtgtaccgcccaccccgctgcccaacagactccctaactgagctgacggaggtggtctcggctgtattgttgagatcacccggactgttggtgctgggggatgtcaacatccatgccgaggctaccttatttggggcggctcaggacttcatggcttgcatgacaaccatggggctgtcccaatatgttactggcccaacacacgtggcagggcatactctagacctgacttttgcaactggacatggagatggtgatctgaatgtagggagtcttacatcagcccctttgtcatggacagatcaccgcttgttgaggtttagacttacagcagcttttcccctctgcaagtgtggaggacccattaagatggtccacccctggagactaatgaatccggatggttttcaaaaggctctggggagttttccggctgatagggctggcgctcctgtcgaaaccctggtcgaactatggaatgctgaaatgacccgggcagttgacatgatcgctcctgtgcgccctctcctatgtagagctccttcagctccatggtatacttcagagctgagagcaattaaacaggagacggcttga